One window of Nostoc sp. C052 genomic DNA carries:
- a CDS encoding zinc-binding dehydrogenase, giving the protein MPKAAVMTAPNQPVEVQQLPDPILEKGGIIIETLYSEVCGTDVHLLRGHLEGVPYPIIPGHFSVGRVVETGGQVSDVNGKLIQPGAIATFLDVHETCYNCWYCLVAKASTRCPQRKVYGVTYSAKDGLLGGWSELIYLKPGVKVLTLPEEVSPRQFIAGGCALPTALHAIERAQIQIGDVVVVQGCGPVGLSAAILALLSGAGKVIVIDKYESRLVVAKSFGVDETLVIEANDPQQHIERVLELTHGHGADVTIEATGIPIAVKEGLNMTRNGGRYVIVGHYTNTGEILINPHLEINLKHIDIRGTWGIDFSHFYRMIELLKRHSNSQKNIDWSNIISRSYTLQEINQALADVEQGSVLKAVIQPNLP; this is encoded by the coding sequence ATGCCCAAAGCAGCTGTGATGACTGCACCTAATCAACCAGTTGAAGTTCAACAATTACCAGACCCGATTTTGGAAAAGGGTGGAATCATTATTGAAACCTTATATAGTGAAGTTTGTGGAACTGATGTACATTTACTACGTGGGCATTTAGAGGGAGTACCCTATCCAATCATCCCTGGCCACTTCAGTGTTGGTCGTGTGGTGGAAACAGGTGGTCAGGTTAGCGATGTCAATGGTAAATTAATTCAGCCTGGAGCGATCGCAACTTTTCTTGATGTTCACGAAACTTGTTACAACTGCTGGTATTGTCTAGTAGCCAAAGCTTCCACTCGCTGTCCACAACGCAAAGTTTATGGTGTCACCTACTCAGCGAAAGATGGGTTGCTGGGTGGTTGGTCTGAACTAATTTACCTCAAACCAGGGGTAAAAGTTCTCACTTTACCTGAAGAAGTCTCACCAAGACAATTCATTGCTGGGGGATGTGCTTTACCAACTGCACTACACGCCATTGAGCGAGCGCAGATTCAAATTGGTGATGTTGTCGTAGTTCAGGGTTGTGGGCCTGTGGGTTTGAGTGCAGCAATTTTAGCCTTGCTATCAGGTGCGGGCAAAGTGATTGTCATTGATAAATATGAGAGTCGATTAGTAGTTGCCAAATCTTTCGGTGTAGATGAAACCCTGGTAATTGAGGCTAACGATCCACAACAACATATTGAGCGGGTTTTGGAACTAACGCACGGACACGGTGCTGATGTCACTATTGAAGCCACAGGCATTCCCATTGCTGTCAAAGAGGGTTTGAATATGACGAGAAATGGAGGCCGCTATGTGATTGTCGGGCATTATACCAATACGGGTGAAATTCTCATCAATCCACATTTAGAAATTAATCTAAAACATATTGATATTCGGGGAACTTGGGGAATTGATTTCAGCCATTTTTACAGGATGATTGAATTATTAAAACGTCATAGTAATTCTCAAAAAAATATTGATTGGTCAAACATAATCAGTCGTTCATACACACTACAAGAAATTAATCAAGCGCTGGCAGATGTTGAGCAAGGCTCTGTATTAAAAGCTGTGATTCAACCTAATCTACCTTGA
- the proC gene encoding pyrroline-5-carboxylate reductase yields the protein MLDNLQIAFIGGGTMGEMIMARLLSTKIVQKAELIIVSDPVSTRCLHLEREYGVRTTTSNLEAVLGASIIILAVKPQVLASVMAMLKDKISPDVLVISIVGGVSIPSLCQGLNHPAVVRTMPNIAVQVGHGTTVWSASSSVTEIQRSHTQVILQALGKEFATQNEHYLDMATALSSAGTGFIFLYIEGMIDAGVQMGLTRAQAQELTLHTISGSVELMFQTDEHPAVLRNKVTSPGGVTAAGLYELEKGGMRTLISNAVLAALSRTQQLGNIS from the coding sequence ATGCTCGACAATTTACAAATTGCCTTTATCGGCGGTGGCACGATGGGCGAAATGATAATGGCTAGATTGTTATCGACGAAAATTGTTCAAAAAGCCGAGCTAATTATAGTTAGCGATCCAGTTTCTACGCGATGCCTTCATTTAGAAAGGGAATATGGAGTACGTACTACAACCTCCAATCTAGAAGCGGTTCTTGGCGCATCTATTATAATATTGGCAGTGAAGCCGCAGGTTTTAGCCTCTGTTATGGCTATGCTGAAGGATAAAATTTCACCTGATGTTTTAGTAATTAGTATTGTGGGTGGAGTGAGTATTCCATCTCTGTGCCAAGGGTTGAATCATCCTGCTGTTGTCCGTACAATGCCGAATATTGCAGTACAAGTGGGTCATGGGACTACGGTGTGGAGTGCATCATCAAGTGTGACAGAGATACAGCGATCGCATACCCAAGTCATTTTACAAGCGTTGGGCAAGGAATTTGCTACCCAAAATGAACATTACCTTGATATGGCTACGGCGTTGAGTAGCGCGGGAACTGGATTTATATTTCTGTACATTGAGGGCATGATTGATGCTGGGGTTCAAATGGGTTTAACTCGCGCACAAGCCCAAGAACTAACATTGCACACAATTTCTGGCAGTGTAGAACTGATGTTTCAGACTGATGAACATCCAGCAGTCTTACGAAATAAGGTAACTAGTCCTGGAGGAGTGACTGCTGCTGGTCTTTACGAGTTAGAAAAAGGTGGTATGCGAACTCTCATCTCTAATGCAGTACTTGCTGCTTTGAGCCGCACTCAACAATTAGGTAATATCAGTTGA
- a CDS encoding MFS transporter — MKIWNGQVGDRISKTLYHHLPAFRWRNFRLFFGGQLLSMSGTFMTQQLTIPWLVYDLTKSAWLLGVAGFVQFLPTLLLIPFSGVLSDRWSRRDLLMVVQILGISVSLALTILTFQNWITFPILLVLSVLNGLLKGLDMPVRHTIVTETVGDRADWSNAIALNSVMLSSSLVLGPAMGGILIATLGVKYCFLYDTLSYIPAIFTLLAMRLKVRPMLTLTNLSDTLQKLREGFEYVSKFQPIKAILLILALQGLVGMSHIALMPIFAAKILNGDATTMAHLSTSAPIGSLFACLYLSIRRGIAGLERLIVVSQVLIGMSLISFSLSRQVWLSIVILVFTGCFTILMITSSNMIIQTLVAEDKRGRVMSFYALAMVGMMPFGNLLAGTLAHNFGATNALIVCGSLSMLGALWFSTQLPAVSRWIDR, encoded by the coding sequence ATGAAAATTTGGAATGGACAAGTAGGCGATCGCATAAGTAAAACCCTTTACCACCATTTACCCGCCTTTCGTTGGCGTAATTTTCGCCTGTTTTTTGGGGGACAGTTACTATCAATGTCTGGGACATTTATGACCCAGCAGTTGACTATTCCTTGGCTGGTATACGATTTGACTAAATCGGCTTGGTTATTGGGAGTTGCAGGGTTTGTACAATTTTTACCGACATTATTACTGATTCCCTTTTCGGGCGTACTATCCGATCGCTGGAGCCGTCGGGATTTGTTAATGGTGGTGCAGATATTGGGAATCAGCGTTTCCCTGGCTTTAACGATTCTGACCTTTCAGAATTGGATTACATTTCCCATCCTACTGGTACTGAGTGTTCTCAATGGTTTGCTCAAGGGATTAGATATGCCCGTGCGCCATACAATTGTCACCGAAACCGTAGGCGATCGCGCCGATTGGAGTAATGCGATCGCCTTGAATTCAGTGATGTTAAGTTCCTCGCTGGTATTGGGGCCAGCTATGGGCGGGATTTTGATTGCGACGCTAGGGGTGAAATATTGTTTTCTCTACGATACTCTCAGCTATATCCCTGCCATCTTTACCCTGCTAGCGATGCGGCTGAAAGTCAGACCCATGCTGACCCTGACGAACCTTAGCGATACTTTACAGAAATTGCGTGAGGGCTTTGAATATGTCTCCAAATTCCAGCCCATTAAAGCAATTTTATTAATACTGGCGTTACAAGGTTTAGTCGGAATGTCTCATATCGCGCTCATGCCCATTTTCGCCGCTAAGATTTTAAATGGGGATGCAACTACAATGGCTCACCTGAGTACCTCAGCGCCGATTGGATCGCTGTTTGCTTGTTTGTATCTGAGTATCAGGAGAGGGATTGCGGGTTTAGAGCGTTTGATTGTAGTTTCTCAAGTCTTGATTGGGATGAGTCTGATCTCCTTTTCACTATCGCGTCAAGTTTGGCTGTCGATCGTCATACTGGTGTTTACAGGTTGCTTTACTATCCTCATGATTACTAGTAGTAATATGATTATCCAAACCCTAGTTGCCGAAGATAAGCGCGGACGGGTGATGAGTTTTTATGCTTTAGCAATGGTGGGTATGATGCCCTTTGGGAACCTGTTGGCTGGAACTTTGGCGCATAACTTTGGTGCGACTAATGCCTTGATTGTCTGTGGCAGTTTAAGTATGTTAGGTGCGCTATGGTTCTCTACACAACTGCCAGCAGTGAGCCGTTGGATCGATCGGTGA
- a CDS encoding GAF domain-containing sensor histidine kinase, with protein sequence MLSSPDLSFSRTLPIVVFNQLGVLLEQMAQTVGSTALILTEVVLVRIYIPVKWQRQRFTLVVSEQFSALLVGTFEEEEESRGAEGQEIHSPRAKRPATANSTQHSLNTQLTFNLEAIASFVCELRDLFKCDSDTHQNLERYQQIIRPNDATLQSQFTLLLLEYLLTQPNQEIITPPSPIDPAVYICQPVEDALKKQISQERLLNQVTTQIRKSLDLPVIMATAITQVREFLELDRLVIYKFAGSQVSTQPYQSDTIPLNETALATGMELSVTEPCEIYFAIHENNGEHSPFVSVNNKTLLEDYQQYGGYIVYEARATDAIRSVLNYTEENCFIRTSQCWEKYCQGFTLAVDDVEKTYALEECLLNFLRECQVKAKFAAPIIFEDKLWGLLIAHQCDRPHQWNDGEKNLLIAIAEQLAIAIHQAELMQTLTQEKQNLEQRVIERTIALRDALLAAEAANRLRSEFLATISHELLTPLTYVIGMSSTLLRWPLGELSQRQRGYLQTIHDSGEHLLEMINDILDLSQIEAGKTALNISEFSLVNVAQNAVESLRKKATSEQINLILDLQIDPSRDRFIGDAERVEQILWNLLTNAIKFTPENGSVTLRLWVEDDTAIFQVEDTGIGIPEEQLPLLFEKFQQLDTPYRRRYEGTGVGLALTKQLVQLHRGRIEVESTVSIGSIFTVWIPTQAVRVFRSAE encoded by the coding sequence ATGCTTAGTTCTCCTGATTTGAGCTTTTCTCGAACCTTGCCTATTGTTGTATTTAATCAGCTTGGGGTGTTGTTAGAACAGATGGCTCAAACGGTGGGAAGTACCGCTCTGATACTGACAGAAGTTGTGTTGGTGCGGATTTACATACCTGTAAAGTGGCAAAGGCAAAGGTTTACGCTAGTGGTTTCTGAGCAATTTAGTGCGCTCTTGGTAGGAACCTTTGAGGAGGAGGAGGAGAGCAGAGGGGCAGAGGGGCAGGAAATTCACTCCCCACGGGCTAAACGCCCCGCTACCGCTAACAGCACTCAGCACTCACTCAATACTCAGTTGACGTTTAATTTAGAGGCGATCGCTTCTTTTGTCTGCGAATTGAGAGATTTATTTAAGTGCGATTCTGATACTCACCAAAATCTTGAACGCTATCAGCAAATTATTAGACCCAATGATGCCACACTCCAAAGTCAATTTACGCTGTTGCTATTAGAATATCTCCTAACTCAGCCAAACCAAGAAATAATAACACCTCCAAGCCCGATTGATCCGGCAGTTTATATCTGTCAGCCAGTGGAAGATGCTTTAAAAAAACAGATTTCCCAAGAGCGGTTGTTGAATCAGGTAACAACACAGATCCGCAAAAGCCTGGATTTGCCTGTCATTATGGCAACAGCGATTACACAGGTGCGTGAGTTTCTGGAATTAGACAGATTAGTAATTTATAAATTTGCAGGTTCCCAAGTTAGTACTCAACCATACCAGTCTGACACTATTCCCTTAAATGAAACGGCACTGGCAACAGGTATGGAACTATCAGTTACGGAACCTTGCGAAATCTATTTTGCTATACATGAAAACAACGGTGAACACTCGCCTTTTGTATCAGTTAATAATAAAACCCTCTTAGAAGACTACCAACAATATGGAGGTTATATTGTCTATGAAGCCCGCGCTACAGATGCGATTAGGTCGGTATTGAATTACACAGAAGAAAATTGTTTTATTCGAACCTCTCAATGTTGGGAGAAGTATTGCCAAGGCTTTACCTTAGCTGTGGATGATGTCGAAAAAACTTATGCTTTGGAAGAGTGTTTGTTGAATTTTTTAAGGGAATGCCAAGTTAAGGCTAAGTTCGCTGCACCGATTATCTTTGAAGACAAACTGTGGGGATTGTTGATTGCTCATCAGTGCGATCGCCCCCATCAGTGGAATGATGGCGAAAAAAACTTGCTGATTGCGATCGCCGAACAATTAGCGATCGCCATTCACCAAGCTGAGTTAATGCAAACCCTTACCCAAGAAAAACAAAATCTCGAACAACGAGTGATTGAGCGGACAATAGCTCTCCGTGATGCTCTCCTTGCTGCTGAAGCCGCTAACCGTCTCAGAAGTGAGTTTCTCGCTACTATCAGTCATGAACTGCTCACGCCTTTAACTTATGTGATTGGGATGTCTTCGACGTTACTACGTTGGCCTTTGGGTGAATTGAGTCAACGACAACGGGGTTATCTGCAAACAATCCACGATAGTGGAGAACATTTATTAGAAATGATTAATGACATCCTCGATTTATCGCAAATCGAGGCTGGGAAGACAGCTTTAAATATTTCGGAATTTTCTTTGGTGAATGTTGCTCAAAATGCTGTAGAGTCACTGCGAAAAAAAGCAACAAGCGAACAAATTAATCTCATATTAGATTTGCAAATCGATCCCAGTCGCGATCGCTTTATCGGCGATGCAGAAAGAGTAGAACAAATTCTCTGGAATTTGTTAACTAATGCGATTAAATTCACCCCTGAAAATGGCAGCGTTACCTTACGTCTTTGGGTGGAAGATGACACTGCTATTTTTCAAGTGGAAGATACCGGAATTGGTATTCCTGAAGAACAATTACCATTACTGTTTGAGAAATTTCAGCAACTCGATACACCCTATCGCCGCCGCTACGAAGGCACCGGAGTTGGACTAGCTTTAACGAAACAACTTGTACAACTCCATCGGGGTCGAATTGAAGTAGAATCAACTGTTAGTATTGGCTCAATTTTTACTGTATGGATACCAACTCAGGCAGTGAGAGTGTTTAGGAGTGCTGAGTAA
- the cobN gene encoding cobaltochelatase subunit CobN, with protein sequence MHRISSTSGGWNQSEGLIFLEQTPAPFVLITAADTDIQTLAAAVPKLPISFPALRVANLLQLQQQLSIDTYGEQVLEHAQVVILRLLGGRSYWGYGLEVVQEIVQRNGRTLIVMPGDDAFDPDLISQSTVPLAIVNQIWQYFSEGGVENFVNALQFISDSCLSTAYNPAPPQAIPRVGLYEWGLGTGDLGRGELQIDSSTSELDSSTSELRSSISELDSSTSELDSSTSELRSPTSELRSSTSELRSSTSELDSSTSELDSSTSESQISQSPVPSPQSPAPNPQSPIPKIGILFYRAHYLAGNTKVIDALCEALVQKNLQPVPVFVSSLREPDVQVELSEFFQPKEAESIAVLLNTTSFSLARLESETPQTELWQKLDVPVLQVILSGGSIEQWESQFQGLSPRDIGMNVALPEVDGRIITRAVSFKALQTRNPHLETDVVIYEPVSDRIEFVAKLAANWARLRSKPPQERRIALILANYPNRNGRLANGVGLDTPASCVEILQALHQAGYEVENPPAQGDELIQRLTSGVTNDPESRESLPVHQSVSWEEYQEYFASLPPAVQQGISERWEMGQGAGGKGENSSPLLPASCPSASIPVPGIQLGNIFVGIQPARGYDNDPSLNYHAPDLEPTHDYLAFYYWVRETFGADAVVHVGKHGNLEWLPGKSVALSSNCYPEVAFGALPHLYPFIVNDPGEGSQAKRRAQAVIIDHLTPPMTRAELYGSLQQLENLIDEYYEADSLDPSRLPVIRDRIHELVIKENLHLDLGIQNETEIFNSESLILNSIGGYLCELKEAQIRDGLHIFGQCPQGRQLRDLIVAIARIPNRHSPGITRAIAQDWGLDFDPLTADLSMTSGEYSIVNGTQCRTLGDIVEVLEENAALLVEQLINQDSEFRIQNSELLTPHSPLSTTLNWIRDRLLPALQKTPEEITHLLHGLDGGYVPSAPSGAPTRGRPEVLPTGRNFYSVDIRAIPTETAWDIGRKAAETLVEYYTQEHGEYPKTLGLSLWGTATMRTGGDDIAEALALLGVQPVWDGAARRVVDFEILPLAILGRPRVDVTLRISGFFRDAFPNLIDLFDQAVSAVADLDEPPEQNPLADAVRQETDLWTSQGLTLEAAVVRSRYRIFGSRPGAYGAGLQGLIESQNWTDDEDLARAYINWSSYAYSSGNLAGEQVSRGAEEQGSRGAGEQRSKGGEILPNSQSPMPTPNSSLLTPNSPLPSPEAFKQRLSQMQVVLHNQDNREHDLLDSDDYYQFQGGLTAAVRSLQGKNPQTYFGDNSIPAQPRVRQLKEEIARVYRSRVVNPKWIAGVMRHGYKGAFEMAATVDYLFAYDATAKCVEDYMYQGIVDVYLLDPVVVEFIQEKNPYALRDIAEKLLEAHQRNLWEDVNIGTLEALRNLVHQAEAVIEEKSMV encoded by the coding sequence ATGCATCGTATAAGTAGCACATCGGGTGGATGGAATCAGTCAGAAGGTTTAATTTTTTTAGAACAAACTCCAGCACCTTTCGTGTTGATTACGGCTGCTGATACCGACATTCAAACCTTGGCAGCTGCGGTTCCCAAATTACCTATAAGCTTTCCGGCCTTAAGAGTCGCCAACCTGTTGCAGTTGCAGCAACAATTAAGTATAGATACTTATGGAGAGCAGGTTTTAGAACATGCCCAAGTAGTTATTTTACGCTTGTTAGGAGGACGCTCTTATTGGGGTTATGGCTTAGAAGTAGTGCAAGAAATTGTGCAACGTAATGGTAGAACCCTCATTGTAATGCCAGGGGATGACGCTTTTGATCCCGATTTAATTTCCCAGTCTACCGTGCCCTTGGCTATTGTTAACCAAATATGGCAGTATTTTAGCGAAGGCGGTGTGGAAAATTTCGTTAATGCTCTGCAATTTATCTCCGATAGTTGTTTATCAACTGCATACAATCCTGCGCCACCTCAGGCGATTCCGCGTGTGGGATTGTATGAGTGGGGATTGGGGACTGGGGATTTGGGAAGGGGAGAGTTACAAATAGATTCATCCACCTCGGAACTGGATTCATCCACCTCGGAACTCCGTTCATCCATCTCAGAACTGGATTCATCCACTTCAGAACTGGATTCATCCACCTCAGAACTCCGTTCACCCACCTCAGAACTCCGTTCATCCACCTCAGAACTCCGTTCATCCACCTCGGAACTGGATTCATCCACCTCGGAACTGGATTCATCCACCTCAGAATCTCAAATCTCTCAATCCCCAGTCCCCAGTCCCCAATCCCCAGCCCCCAATCCCCAATCCCCAATTCCCAAAATCGGCATCCTTTTCTACCGCGCTCATTATTTAGCGGGAAATACTAAAGTAATTGATGCTTTATGCGAAGCTTTGGTACAGAAAAATTTACAACCAGTGCCAGTATTTGTTTCTTCATTGCGTGAACCTGATGTGCAAGTTGAATTGAGTGAATTTTTTCAACCCAAAGAAGCCGAATCAATCGCTGTGCTGCTAAATACTACCAGTTTTTCTCTAGCACGCTTGGAAAGTGAAACACCCCAAACCGAACTTTGGCAAAAATTAGATGTACCTGTATTGCAGGTAATTCTCAGTGGCGGATCAATTGAGCAGTGGGAGTCACAGTTTCAAGGGCTTTCTCCCCGCGATATTGGGATGAATGTGGCGCTACCAGAAGTAGATGGGCGGATTATTACTCGTGCTGTGTCTTTTAAAGCATTGCAAACTCGTAATCCCCATTTAGAGACAGATGTGGTAATTTATGAACCAGTGAGCGATCGCATTGAGTTCGTTGCTAAACTAGCAGCAAATTGGGCGCGTCTCCGTTCCAAGCCGCCCCAAGAGCGGCGAATTGCCCTGATTCTGGCAAACTACCCCAACCGCAATGGCCGCCTCGCCAATGGTGTAGGACTCGACACCCCAGCGAGTTGTGTAGAAATCCTGCAAGCTTTACATCAAGCTGGGTATGAAGTAGAAAATCCACCTGCTCAAGGAGACGAGTTGATTCAACGGCTGACATCTGGCGTAACCAACGATCCAGAAAGTAGAGAATCGCTTCCAGTACACCAAAGTGTTTCTTGGGAAGAATACCAAGAATATTTCGCTTCATTACCGCCAGCAGTACAGCAAGGTATTAGTGAACGTTGGGAAATGGGGCAAGGTGCGGGAGGCAAAGGTGAAAACTCTTCTCCCCTGCTCCCTGCTTCCTGCCCCTCTGCCTCTATCCCCGTTCCCGGAATTCAACTCGGCAACATCTTTGTGGGAATTCAGCCAGCAAGGGGTTATGATAATGACCCCAGTTTGAATTATCATGCGCCGGATTTAGAACCAACCCATGATTATTTAGCTTTCTACTATTGGGTTAGAGAAACCTTTGGTGCTGATGCTGTAGTTCATGTAGGAAAACACGGAAATCTAGAATGGCTACCGGGTAAAAGTGTGGCTTTATCGAGTAATTGTTATCCAGAAGTAGCCTTCGGCGCACTTCCCCACCTGTACCCGTTCATTGTCAACGATCCTGGTGAAGGTTCCCAAGCCAAACGTCGCGCTCAAGCGGTGATTATAGATCACCTCACGCCGCCGATGACTCGCGCGGAACTCTACGGTTCTTTGCAACAGTTAGAAAATTTAATTGATGAGTATTATGAAGCCGACAGTTTAGATCCTTCGCGTTTGCCAGTGATTCGCGATCGCATCCACGAACTGGTAATCAAAGAAAATCTCCATCTAGATTTGGGAATCCAAAATGAAACAGAAATTTTTAATTCGGAATCTTTAATTTTGAATTCTATCGGTGGCTATCTGTGTGAATTGAAAGAAGCCCAAATCCGTGATGGCTTGCATATTTTTGGGCAATGTCCCCAAGGAAGGCAACTGCGAGATTTAATAGTAGCGATCGCTCGCATCCCCAATCGCCATTCTCCAGGCATTACCCGTGCGATCGCTCAAGACTGGGGACTAGATTTCGATCCCCTCACAGCCGATTTGTCAATGACTAGCGGTGAATACTCAATAGTCAATGGTACACAATGCCGCACCCTCGGCGATATCGTCGAAGTCCTAGAAGAAAATGCCGCCCTTTTAGTAGAACAACTAATAAATCAGGACTCAGAATTCAGAATTCAGAATTCTGAACTCCTAACTCCTCACTCCCCACTCAGCACTACCCTTAACTGGATACGCGATCGCCTCCTCCCAGCCTTACAAAAAACCCCCGAAGAGATCACCCATTTATTACACGGACTCGATGGCGGTTACGTCCCCAGCGCCCCATCTGGCGCACCCACACGCGGCCGCCCAGAAGTTCTACCAACAGGGAGAAACTTTTATTCTGTAGATATTCGTGCCATTCCCACAGAGACAGCTTGGGATATCGGCAGAAAAGCCGCCGAAACTCTCGTAGAATATTACACTCAAGAACATGGTGAGTATCCCAAAACACTAGGCTTATCATTGTGGGGAACAGCCACCATGAGAACAGGCGGTGATGATATAGCCGAAGCCTTGGCTTTACTCGGAGTTCAACCTGTATGGGATGGTGCAGCGCGGCGAGTAGTAGATTTTGAAATTTTGCCCCTAGCGATTTTAGGGCGTCCCCGTGTAGATGTCACCTTGCGAATTTCGGGATTCTTCCGTGATGCTTTTCCCAACTTAATTGACTTATTCGATCAAGCAGTATCAGCAGTAGCAGACTTAGATGAACCGCCAGAACAAAATCCTCTAGCGGATGCAGTTCGCCAAGAGACTGATTTGTGGACAAGCCAAGGATTAACTTTAGAAGCAGCCGTGGTGCGATCGCGCTATCGCATCTTTGGTTCTCGCCCAGGTGCTTACGGCGCCGGACTCCAAGGTTTAATCGAATCGCAAAACTGGACAGATGACGAAGATTTAGCCCGCGCCTACATTAACTGGAGTTCTTACGCCTATTCTTCAGGAAACTTGGCAGGTGAGCAGGTGAGCAGGGGAGCAGAGGAGCAGGGGAGCAGAGGAGCAGGGGAGCAGAGGAGCAAAGGGGGAGAAATTCTTCCTAATTCCCAATCCCCAATGCCCACTCCTAACTCCTCACTCCTAACTCCTAACTCCCCACTCCCCTCCCCCGAAGCCTTCAAACAACGCTTGTCCCAAATGCAAGTTGTCCTGCACAATCAAGACAACCGGGAACATGACCTACTCGATTCTGATGATTATTACCAATTTCAGGGTGGCTTAACAGCAGCAGTGCGTTCTCTACAGGGAAAAAATCCTCAAACTTATTTTGGAGATAATTCTATACCCGCCCAACCACGCGTTCGCCAACTGAAAGAAGAAATTGCACGGGTGTATCGTTCTCGCGTAGTTAATCCCAAATGGATTGCAGGAGTTATGCGTCACGGATACAAGGGAGCCTTTGAAATGGCAGCGACAGTAGATTATCTCTTCGCCTACGATGCTACAGCTAAATGTGTCGAAGATTACATGTATCAAGGGATAGTAGACGTTTATTTACTTGATCCAGTTGTTGTAGAATTTATCCAGGAAAAGAACCCTTATGCTCTGCGTGATATTGCTGAAAAATTATTAGAAGCACATCAGCGCAATTTGTGGGAGGATGTAAATATAGGAACATTAGAAGCTTTGAGGAACCTAGTACATCAAGCTGAAGCAGTTATCGAAGAAAAATCAATGGTGTAG
- a CDS encoding peptidoglycan-binding protein codes for MENLAYLHLAFAYEDSTPSELVSLSSLFNKAAAPDWKRLSGRAWKYMLPLALSLSILGAVSSVMALEKGDQGPSVRNLQQKLKTAGFYQASVSQVYDVSTQEAVRRFQKAAGLPVDGIVGASTLQKLESWQAKKSTVVATTQTKKTTAVSEQAKKPSTTSSVSSAASKRRNPNYLAKGDEGEDVRALQERLRVAGFYYGNATGIFGPITEESVKRFQDSYKLSVDGIAGPATLRKLPGVGIGDGEEAPKKVVNRDKLRVGDRGEPVRILQEQLIQAGYLEGEPNGYYGPFTADAVKRFQAANFLTASGVAGPTTRAKLYSSVNTTSKSEFNTLEIQTRLRERGFYKGKLNGVMADDTKKAIKQAQEFYGISLKDLKSGRF; via the coding sequence ATGGAAAATCTTGCGTATTTGCACCTAGCTTTCGCCTACGAAGACAGCACACCCAGTGAATTGGTATCCCTCAGTTCTTTGTTTAACAAAGCAGCTGCGCCAGACTGGAAAAGGCTTTCTGGTAGGGCTTGGAAGTATATGTTGCCCCTTGCTCTGTCTTTATCTATTCTTGGTGCTGTGAGCAGCGTCATGGCACTAGAAAAAGGCGATCAAGGCCCTTCTGTCAGAAATCTACAACAAAAGTTAAAAACAGCAGGTTTTTACCAAGCTTCTGTTAGCCAAGTATATGACGTATCCACACAAGAAGCTGTACGGCGCTTCCAAAAGGCCGCTGGTTTACCAGTGGATGGCATTGTTGGAGCAAGCACCCTGCAAAAATTAGAAAGTTGGCAAGCCAAAAAGTCCACAGTTGTGGCAACTACACAAACTAAAAAAACTACTGCTGTAAGTGAACAGGCTAAAAAGCCTAGTACTACTAGTTCAGTTAGTTCAGCCGCCAGCAAACGCCGCAATCCCAACTACCTTGCTAAGGGGGATGAAGGTGAAGATGTGAGAGCTTTGCAAGAACGGTTAAGAGTTGCCGGCTTTTATTACGGAAACGCCACAGGAATATTTGGTCCAATTACCGAAGAATCTGTTAAACGATTCCAAGATTCTTACAAATTAAGCGTTGATGGCATTGCAGGCCCAGCAACATTACGTAAACTGCCAGGAGTTGGCATTGGTGATGGAGAAGAGGCTCCTAAAAAGGTAGTCAATCGAGACAAGCTTCGTGTAGGCGATCGCGGTGAGCCTGTTAGAATCCTTCAAGAGCAATTGATCCAGGCAGGATATTTAGAGGGAGAGCCAAATGGCTACTATGGCCCCTTTACTGCTGATGCTGTAAAGAGATTTCAAGCAGCTAATTTCTTAACAGCAAGTGGTGTTGCTGGCCCAACCACGCGAGCTAAGTTATATAGCTCAGTTAATACCACTAGCAAAAGCGAATTTAATACCCTAGAAATCCAAACTCGACTGCGGGAGCGGGGTTTTTATAAAGGCAAGCTGAATGGTGTAATGGCAGATGACACCAAAAAAGCGATTAAACAAGCCCAAGAATTCTATGGCATCAGTCTCAAGGATCTTAAGAGCGGACGCTTTTAA